The genomic region AATGCGGAGATAACTGCGCGCTTGCTCCTTATTTTCCACCAAATGATCTTCACAAATTCATAGTGGTACACAAATTGTTTGGAACAAGCAACGTTGTCAAAATCCTTCAGGTATAAATCAAATATTTTTGAAGCTTTTTTCAAAAGCATTACTCGTTTTCtcagatttaataaatatttttgaagTTTTTTTCAAAAGCATTACTCGTTTTCtcagatttaataaatatttttgaagattttttcaaaaGCATTACTCTTTTCCTCAGACTTAAACAAAAATATGAGTATTTACTGTTACTATcaattttttctcaaaaaaattattccttttctcaagTAAACAAAAATATGAGTATTTACTGCTACAATCaaatatttttaaagatttttctcAAGAACATTAACTCTTTTCTCAGATTTAACAAAAATATGAGTATTTACTGCTAAAATCAAATATATTTAGAGATTTTTCTGAAAAACATTACTCCTGCTGAGATTTAACAAAAATATGAATATTTATTGTGACAGtcgaatatttttaatttttttcctaaaaacATTACTCCTCTCAGATTTAGCAAAAATATGAGTATTTACTGCTAAAACGATCAGTGCTTTAATCGAAGCATAGATATATTGAATCCGTTTCCCCTTTTTGAATTGCAGGATATTCCGGCTGAGAAGAGGGGAGATGCTGTAGAGAGCATGGCATACGAAGCAAATGAGAGAGTGCGCGATCCGGTCTACGGTTGTACCGGAAAAATTTGTCGATTGCAAAAGCAAGTATTACACCTCCAATCAGAGCTAGCAGCCGCTCAAGCCGAGCTCCTCAATACACACGCTAATCTCATGTCTCTCCTGACTGGAATTTGTGATGCCGGTGAAGCAAAAACCACATCTGATGTAGTACAGCAGAGCGATCCACATAAAGAAGACTTAATTGCTTGGCAAGATGATGACGAGGATCCGTTTGGATTATGGGAGCCCTTGTGAAcaagtttggtttaccagaagtCATGCCTATTTTCAGGCGAACTCGTGTTAAAAAGGAATCATTAAATTGTTGCAAGGTTTtcagaaaataataatatttatatttttgaaatatCAATATTGTAGAATGAACTTTATAAAAAAAAGTTCAAACATAAAGAAAGTTCATCAAGAATAATGGTACATTCTTAGTTCATCATTTTTAGCCCTCTGTTCCAACGGAAAAGCCCTGATCTGGTTAGGCACTATATGTGAGAGGAAAGCAGACAAGAATCTAAAAGGGTTTCACAGCTCAATAAGTGTAATCATAAGCTTATGTTAGAAGTGGTGTATTTTTCAATATcacaaaaaatatttctttttatttgttcattggtttttataactagtgttatttgtttgttatttatttaatttataaattaattatattatttataggAATGTAATTATAAATGTTTTGATTAATATCATTTTGATGAATGTGAAAATTACAACATATTGATGGGATAAGATCTATTTTATATaacattataataattaaaaaatagaaagtgTATATTTACTATGTGTTTAATTATTAATCTAAAAGACCAACAAAAAATATATTGGCACTTTCACAAATTTGAAATGGTTTGCTTAATTATTTAAGAAATGATTCTAGAGTCTTAATAAGTATTACTCAACCACAACCTCTATAGAATAATTATTAGACAGATAATATAATTACCCCATAAAATTTATATATCAAAAGTATCTGGTAGATGGTATAGTTAACCCCAattaattttatatcaaaatttggaATTTGTCTTAAAAGATTTGTCATCCTTTATCATTGACTTGGTGCAAGTAAATGCAAAGGTAGAGTGCACAGTTTGCTCTACAATTGATATAAGTGAATAAATTTGATGATGCACTAAAATCTGCTCCTTTGAGATAAATATCAGATGACCTTAACATTCATTTTGCCTTAAATTATGTGCGATACTATGACTTTTGTTGGGTGGATTTCTGGTTTTGATTGTAGATTTGATTTGCAATTACGTGTAACATAAGAAAGACTCCCTCCTGCTACAAATTCACAAAACTCTCAAACAACAGTACAGATTGCAACCGAAAAACAATACAATTTTATTTATTCATCAAATGCCTTCAAATCTGCAAAACACATTATTTACAAATGGCCTTCTTAAGCCTCTCTCAAGCTCGGTGTCCAAACTCTGACTCAATTCACAAGCTAAGGTTTGTCTTTAGCAGTCCGCTCTCATGCAGTCCGTTTTCAAGATCAGATGGAGGTCACTTGTATAATGCAAGGCCAAAACTATAGACCCGCAACAGGAAAAAGAAAAAAACCGTGTAAAGAAAGAATATGCAATCAAGAACTCTGTAATTATAACATGGTGAAACATCTTAATAGAGAAGTCTTTTCTTCGAGCTTCCCCTGTTAGAAGGGCACCAATACTGTAAATTTAAAATCCACATCAGCACATGTAAAAGAGCTTCAATGGAAACTTGAGAGGTTGATTTGGTCATCCTTTGAAAAGCCGGTCCTTTCTATCACCAAACTAAGGCTCCTGATATGAAATACTGAAAATGTACGGTTGCATAATATGTCATCTTCCATATGGACTCTGTACATTTGTATTCTCTGCTTGTTTAATGGGCTTCAGCTTCAGTGAGCAATTCACCTACTCGAGAGCCAGATAGCAAGTTTCTGAAAAGTTTTGGGTGGTGTCGATTTCTTCTTTTTccgggtgctcctgcaccacattcaCAAGCACATATGTAATTTGTAGCTTGTAATTGTGATCCTACACACTATTCTTATTCTCtggttttttattatatttttgtcttATTGATCATCGAGGAGTAGAAATATTTTACAAATATCACAAGCACATATCTAATTTGTAGCTTGTAATTGTCATCCTAACATTATTCTTATTCTCTAGTTTTCTATAATATTTATGTCTTATTGATCATCAAGGAGTAGAAATATTTTACAATATCTTAAAGAGGCCATTGGATTGCTAGGGACAAGTTTCCTAGGTGACTCTTTAGAGAGATTAGATTTATGATCAAACTAGAGATTACTTGATAGTAGGTAATCTTGCGAATGTCTTAGATGATGATTCTGAAGTAAATATTATTCGGACAAGTTTCCTAGGTGACTCTTTAGAGAGATTAGATTTATGATCAAACTAGAGATTACTAGATAGTAGGTAAATGTTTCTTTATTAAATGCTTCT from Cryptomeria japonica chromosome 3, Sugi_1.0, whole genome shotgun sequence harbors:
- the LOC131075811 gene encoding LOB domain-containing protein 1, with the translated sequence MPRIVYPCAACKIQRRKCGDNCALAPYFPPNDLHKFIVVHKLFGTSNVVKILQDIPAEKRGDAVESMAYEANERVRDPVYGCTGKICRLQKQVLHLQSELAAAQAELLNTHANLMSLLTGICDAGEAKTTSDVVQQSDPHKEDLIAWQDDDEDPFGLWEPL